Proteins encoded together in one Vallitalea longa window:
- a CDS encoding MerR family transcriptional regulator — protein MNKSWQTGEMAKLKGLSKQAIRYYERRGIIKPEYIDKKNNYRYYSNKQFVEFSRLKFLQILGFSLSEINDFYALDNIEDSVSTLHDRKSDFDALIRKLQYQQKEYEDVLQRLDNALKHIKNGNTPIHIIHDFELKGITISAKRIKDWNHFNEAQLEIEKKHPLDTQDIHHYNLVYEFDLKRSKAFNNLYDANYFYDNHVKSIMKMTYSSKGYPNPEVKQIGDVIFTYHFGHPDLADKSIERIQSFAEYNGLEITGSVFIIKIGNRFITDNIEDTIWEVYVPVN, from the coding sequence ATGAATAAAAGTTGGCAAACTGGTGAAATGGCCAAACTCAAAGGCCTTAGTAAGCAAGCAATAAGATATTATGAGCGAAGAGGTATAATCAAACCTGAATACATAGATAAGAAAAATAATTACAGATACTATAGCAACAAGCAATTCGTAGAATTTTCTAGACTTAAGTTTTTACAAATACTAGGATTTTCATTAAGTGAAATCAATGATTTTTATGCATTGGATAACATTGAAGATTCGGTAAGCACCCTTCACGACAGAAAAAGTGACTTTGATGCCTTAATACGTAAACTTCAATACCAACAAAAAGAATATGAAGATGTGCTCCAACGTCTGGATAATGCTCTTAAACATATAAAAAATGGTAATACACCAATTCATATAATTCATGATTTTGAATTAAAGGGCATAACAATATCTGCAAAAAGGATAAAAGACTGGAATCATTTTAATGAAGCACAACTAGAAATTGAAAAAAAGCACCCACTGGATACTCAAGATATTCATCATTACAATTTAGTTTATGAATTTGATTTAAAGAGAAGTAAAGCGTTCAATAATCTGTATGATGCGAATTATTTTTATGATAATCATGTTAAATCCATTATGAAAATGACTTATTCTTCTAAAGGCTACCCAAATCCTGAAGTAAAGCAGATTGGAGATGTAATCTTCACTTATCATTTCGGTCATCCAGATCTTGCTGACAAGTCCATTGAACGTATACAATCCTTTGCAGAATACAATGGACTAGAGATTACCGGCAGTGTTTTTATCATTAAAATTGGCAATCGCTTTATTACTGATAATATAGAAGATACAATTTGGGAAGTATATGTACCTGTAAACTAA
- a CDS encoding ATP-grasp domain-containing protein codes for MKDAIIYISDCMYINKYVKKYCSEYYNFLILQKNSFYYKDSAKATYDDIGFIDDISNIDSIKNIIDENPNVNVISKIITFDEFSIEVAAELREIYNVDGTDLKSSKYARDKFLMKELMVKNGIKTARYEKVNSFSEIKTAVKKVGTPFIIKPLSGAGTIDTYKIEDNEQLLELKNKMLKNFPYIIEEYIDGREYHLDSISYENNVDFVAISKYTEDSILKAITEQKAYGSVTFPQKYHDTCLLKSLIEVNEKVIKALAIKNAVYHAEYFVTDYGDIYFGEIAIRVGGGPRIKACIENTHGLDIYEAALLVNIGRRDFTVSHREVFTGRMNFNIPSKSGVINKISTPEQYQKQEGVIETLMLRKEGDVIPKYNSSAVRLGHIIIEDEKYYQLKLKLKNSLSQFVLETRSEV; via the coding sequence ATGAAAGATGCAATAATTTATATTTCGGATTGTATGTATATAAATAAATATGTGAAAAAGTATTGTAGTGAATACTATAATTTCTTGATTCTTCAAAAAAATAGTTTTTATTATAAGGATTCAGCAAAAGCTACGTATGATGATATAGGATTTATTGATGATATTTCAAATATAGATAGTATTAAAAATATCATAGATGAAAATCCGAATGTTAATGTAATAAGTAAAATAATAACTTTTGATGAGTTTTCAATAGAAGTAGCAGCGGAACTTAGAGAGATATATAATGTAGATGGTACAGATCTTAAAAGTTCTAAATATGCAAGAGATAAATTTTTAATGAAAGAATTAATGGTTAAAAACGGTATAAAAACTGCCAGATATGAAAAAGTTAACAGCTTTTCAGAGATAAAAACTGCCGTAAAAAAAGTTGGTACTCCTTTTATTATTAAACCTCTTAGCGGAGCAGGTACGATTGATACATATAAAATAGAAGATAATGAGCAATTATTAGAGTTGAAAAATAAAATGCTTAAAAATTTTCCATATATTATTGAAGAATATATAGATGGAAGAGAATATCATTTAGATTCAATTTCATACGAGAACAATGTTGATTTTGTAGCAATTTCTAAATATACGGAAGATTCGATATTGAAAGCCATAACTGAACAAAAGGCATATGGTTCTGTGACATTTCCACAAAAATATCATGATACGTGTTTACTGAAATCACTTATTGAAGTAAATGAGAAGGTAATAAAGGCGTTAGCTATAAAAAACGCTGTTTACCATGCTGAATATTTTGTAACAGATTATGGGGATATATATTTTGGAGAAATAGCAATTAGAGTTGGAGGAGGGCCAAGAATAAAAGCTTGTATTGAAAATACTCATGGTTTGGATATTTATGAAGCGGCTTTACTTGTAAATATTGGGAGGCGAGATTTTACAGTCAGCCATAGAGAAGTATTTACAGGAAGAATGAATTTTAATATTCCTTCTAAAAGCGGAGTAATTAATAAAATCTCAACTCCGGAACAATATCAAAAACAAGAAGGGGTTATTGAAACATTGATGCTAAGAAAAGAAGGTGATGTAATTCCAAAGTACAATAGTAGTGCAGTTCGCTTAGGACATATCATTATAGAAGATGAAAAATATTATCAACTAAAATTAAAATTGAAAAACTCGCTAAGTCAATTTGTTTTAGAGACTAGGAGTGAAGTTTAA
- a CDS encoding NUDIX hydrolase, with translation MKLGTLCYIEKDGKTLMLHRVKKKNDIHEGNWIGLGGKIENGESPEECVIREIKEESGLTIKNPTLRGILTFPEFGKDDWYVFLYTVNDFEGQLIECDEGNLKWVNNEDVQKLKMSQGDNLFLEWLTKYKMFSAKFTYKDKKLIDYDLVVNY, from the coding sequence ATGAAATTAGGTACATTATGTTATATAGAAAAAGATGGAAAGACTCTTATGCTTCATAGGGTCAAGAAGAAAAACGATATTCACGAGGGTAACTGGATTGGGCTTGGCGGAAAAATAGAGAATGGGGAATCACCCGAGGAATGTGTCATTAGAGAAATAAAAGAAGAGAGTGGTCTTACAATTAAGAACCCTACATTGCGAGGAATATTGACTTTTCCTGAATTCGGCAAGGATGATTGGTATGTTTTCTTGTATACTGTAAATGATTTTGAAGGTCAACTCATTGAATGTGATGAAGGTAATCTCAAGTGGGTAAATAATGAAGATGTGCAGAAATTGAAAATGTCCCAAGGAGATAATCTTTTTCTTGAATGGTTAACTAAATATAAGATGTTTTCTGCCAAATTCACATACAAAGATAAAAAATTAATTGATTATGACTTGGTGGTTAATTATTGA
- a CDS encoding EFR1 family ferrodoxin (N-terminal region resembles flavodoxins. C-terminal ferrodoxin region binds two 4Fe-4S clusters.) → MISLKENRKNMNILITFFSATGNTKKIADVIHKNLCDSNFSVTMVDITSFFSRKKEIQIDQYDAIVFGFPIYSMRAPRVCREWLQTLDGKGMNCSVFFTYGGFGKDPAHYFIKRLLEKQNFNVVSTAEFLGAHTFNHSGWKAVMDRPNQLDFKVAEEYISKTVRRFLGDDLNELGDFDKPIYEENLFDKAEKYRFGLITKLPTRDSKDCSMCGLCEKLCPVNAMDMKKGIADNRCIACFRCIANCPDGVLHTNDLSNSWDKKLEMHKMTEEEVNDLESKIYL, encoded by the coding sequence ATGATTAGTTTAAAAGAGAATAGAAAAAATATGAATATATTAATAACATTTTTCTCTGCAACAGGTAACACAAAAAAAATTGCTGATGTGATACATAAAAATTTATGTGACTCTAATTTTTCTGTTACTATGGTAGATATTACTTCTTTTTTTAGCAGAAAAAAGGAAATTCAGATAGACCAATACGATGCTATTGTTTTTGGGTTCCCCATTTACTCAATGAGAGCTCCACGTGTATGTAGGGAATGGCTACAAACACTTGACGGAAAAGGAATGAATTGTTCAGTTTTTTTTACTTATGGAGGTTTTGGAAAGGATCCAGCCCATTATTTCATAAAAAGATTATTGGAGAAACAAAATTTTAATGTTGTGTCAACAGCAGAATTTCTAGGAGCACATACATTTAATCATAGTGGATGGAAAGCTGTTATGGATCGTCCCAATCAATTAGATTTTAAAGTTGCAGAAGAGTACATATCGAAGACGGTTAGACGATTTTTAGGTGATGATTTAAATGAATTAGGAGATTTTGATAAGCCCATATATGAAGAAAATTTATTTGATAAAGCAGAAAAATATAGATTCGGTTTAATTACAAAGCTTCCCACAAGGGATTCAAAAGATTGTTCTATGTGTGGTCTCTGTGAAAAACTATGCCCTGTAAATGCTATGGATATGAAAAAAGGTATTGCTGATAATCGTTGTATTGCATGTTTTAGATGTATAGCAAATTGCCCTGATGGTGTTTTGCATACAAATGATTTGTCAAATAGTTGGGATAAAAAATTAGAGATGCATAAAATGACAGAAGAAGAAGTAAATGATTTAGAAAGTAAAATATATTTATAA
- the cysK gene encoding cysteine synthase A, translated as MSNIYNNILELVGKTPLVKINKLNDTHANLYGKVEYFNPGGSVKDRIALAMIEEGEKKGLINKDTVILEPTSGNTGIGIAMTGAVKGYKVILTMPDTMSKERQNLLKAYGAELVLTPGTKGMKGTIDKIEELKQQYPNHFVPQQFNNLANPEIHRKTTALEIINDTDSKVDIFVAGVGTGGTVTGIGEVLKDKIDDVKVVAVEPDNSPVLSGGNPGPHKIQGIGAGFVPNVLNEDVIDEIIKVKDEDAFNTMRRLAKEEGLLVGISSSAAVFAAIQLGKKEENKGKNIVVVLPDNGERYLSMNIF; from the coding sequence ATGAGTAATATATATAATAATATATTAGAATTAGTAGGTAAAACACCACTAGTGAAAATCAATAAATTGAATGATACACATGCAAATTTGTATGGAAAAGTAGAATACTTTAATCCAGGTGGAAGTGTTAAGGATAGAATAGCTCTTGCTATGATTGAAGAGGGTGAGAAAAAAGGTCTAATCAATAAAGATACTGTTATACTGGAACCTACCAGTGGAAACACAGGAATAGGAATAGCTATGACTGGAGCGGTAAAAGGATACAAAGTCATATTGACAATGCCTGATACAATGAGTAAGGAAAGACAAAACTTATTAAAAGCATATGGCGCTGAATTGGTTTTAACACCTGGAACTAAAGGAATGAAAGGAACTATCGATAAAATAGAAGAATTGAAACAACAATATCCTAATCATTTCGTACCACAACAATTCAATAACCTAGCTAATCCAGAGATTCATAGAAAAACTACAGCTTTGGAGATAATTAATGATACTGACAGTAAAGTCGATATTTTCGTAGCTGGAGTAGGAACAGGAGGAACTGTAACTGGAATAGGAGAAGTATTGAAAGACAAAATTGATGACGTCAAGGTGGTTGCAGTAGAGCCAGATAATTCTCCAGTACTTTCAGGAGGTAATCCTGGCCCACATAAAATACAAGGTATCGGAGCCGGATTTGTTCCTAACGTATTGAATGAAGATGTAATAGATGAGATAATCAAAGTGAAAGATGAGGATGCTTTCAATACTATGAGAAGACTTGCAAAAGAAGAAGGATTACTTGTAGGAATATCTTCTTCAGCGGCAGTCTTCGCAGCGATTCAACTAGGTAAAAAAGAAGAAAATAAAGGTAAAAACATAGTTGTTGTTCTACCTGATAATGGAGAAAGATACTTGTCTATGAATATATTTTAG
- the tnpA gene encoding IS200/IS605 family transposase encodes MTLNDQVELAKLVNTLKTVSSRLIRKKHSEYLKEYYWKPVFWSRSYCILTTGGATIEMIEKYIRSQAGVKD; translated from the coding sequence ATAACTTTAAATGATCAAGTGGAATTAGCAAAATTAGTTAATACTCTAAAGACTGTTTCTTCAAGACTTATTAGGAAAAAACATAGTGAATATTTAAAAGAATATTACTGGAAACCCGTATTTTGGAGTAGAAGTTATTGCATTTTAACAACTGGAGGAGCAACAATAGAAATGATTGAGAAATATATTCGCTCTCAAGCAGGAGTTAAAGATTAA
- the ilvB gene encoding biosynthetic-type acetolactate synthase large subunit, protein MLLTGADIVVECLKEQEVDTIFGYPGGNVIHIYDSLYKNKKYIKHILTAHEQGASHAADGYARSTGKVGVCIATSGPGATNLVTGIATAYMDSVPMVIITGNVPLSLLGKDSFQEVDIAGVTAPITKHNYIVKDINRLADTIREAFYIAKEGRQGPVLIDIPKDIAMGTTDYEYKQPRLVKRACKNITDEALNNAVELITDSERPFIYIGGGVVRSEASKELLSFAEMIDAPVTSSLMGLGGFSGNHELFTGMIGMHGTKASNKGINKCDLVIAIGARFSDRVVSKVEKFAPNAKILHIDIDPAEINKNIVSYHYIVGDIKEVLSRLNNQLQKQDKVDWVNEIKGYKEKYPLRYKNNGLKAQYIIEKLNDLTDENTIIATEVGQHQMWTAQYYKFNRPKEFLTSGGLGTMGFGLGAAIGAQIGNPDKTVINIAGDGCFKMNLIELATAVNYNLPIIIILIDNNSLGMVRQWQTLFFEGRYSETTLNHVTDFVRLAEDFGMRGLEISNKEQVEEVLSEAINCKRPVLVHCRINEDDKVFPMVAPGESIDSLIMEG, encoded by the coding sequence ATGTTATTAACTGGTGCAGATATAGTTGTTGAGTGTTTGAAGGAACAAGAAGTAGATACCATATTCGGGTATCCGGGAGGAAATGTTATTCACATATACGATTCATTGTATAAAAATAAAAAGTATATTAAGCATATATTAACTGCTCATGAACAAGGAGCATCACATGCAGCTGATGGTTATGCAAGGTCTACAGGTAAAGTTGGAGTATGTATCGCTACTTCTGGACCAGGAGCTACTAATCTGGTTACTGGTATCGCTACAGCTTATATGGATTCTGTACCTATGGTTATAATAACAGGTAACGTTCCATTATCTTTACTAGGAAAAGATAGTTTTCAAGAAGTTGATATAGCAGGTGTTACAGCACCAATTACCAAACATAATTATATCGTAAAAGATATAAATAGATTAGCTGATACAATTAGAGAAGCTTTCTATATTGCAAAGGAAGGTAGACAGGGACCTGTACTTATCGATATTCCAAAAGACATAGCAATGGGTACTACCGATTATGAATATAAACAACCCAGATTGGTAAAAAGAGCTTGTAAGAATATTACGGATGAAGCATTAAATAATGCTGTTGAACTTATTACTGATTCCGAAAGACCTTTCATATATATTGGTGGAGGAGTAGTCAGATCAGAAGCATCAAAGGAATTATTATCATTCGCTGAGATGATAGATGCTCCAGTTACCTCTAGCTTAATGGGACTAGGAGGTTTTTCTGGCAACCATGAATTATTTACTGGTATGATTGGAATGCATGGAACAAAAGCATCCAATAAAGGTATAAATAAATGTGATTTGGTAATTGCCATAGGAGCAAGATTCAGTGATAGGGTAGTAAGTAAAGTGGAGAAATTTGCACCTAATGCCAAAATACTTCATATTGATATTGATCCTGCAGAAATAAATAAAAACATAGTATCCTATCATTATATAGTAGGAGATATAAAAGAAGTATTATCAAGGCTGAATAATCAATTACAAAAACAAGATAAAGTAGATTGGGTTAATGAAATTAAAGGATACAAAGAAAAATATCCGTTAAGATATAAGAACAATGGACTGAAAGCACAATATATAATTGAAAAGCTTAATGACCTGACTGATGAAAATACAATTATAGCAACTGAAGTTGGACAGCATCAGATGTGGACAGCTCAGTATTACAAATTCAATAGACCAAAAGAATTTTTGACATCTGGTGGTCTTGGAACAATGGGATTCGGACTTGGAGCAGCAATAGGAGCACAAATTGGGAATCCGGATAAAACTGTTATCAATATCGCTGGTGATGGCTGTTTCAAAATGAATCTTATTGAACTTGCAACAGCCGTTAATTATAATTTGCCAATAATCATCATACTCATCGATAACAACTCCTTAGGTATGGTTAGGCAATGGCAGACACTTTTCTTTGAAGGAAGATATTCAGAAACTACTCTTAATCATGTAACTGATTTTGTTAGGTTAGCAGAGGATTTTGGAATGAGAGGATTAGAGATTAGTAATAAAGAACAAGTAGAAGAGGTATTGAGTGAAGCTATAAATTGTAAAAGACCAGTATTGGTTCACTGCAGAATCAATGAAGACGATAAAGTATTCCCAATGGTTGCTCCAGGGGAATCTATTGATTCATTGATTATGGAAGGTTAG
- a CDS encoding RrF2 family transcriptional regulator — MNISNKSRYGLRAVVYLGINYQKENVSLKEISDKENISKRYLEQIFAELKKGGIINSTKGTKGGYFLTRKTSDITVKSIIELFEGNLEVVEKTDNYNIEDLEYTIINKVWNKMSDALVEVIDNINIEDIINDYNSLSRSMFYI, encoded by the coding sequence ATGAACATATCCAATAAAAGCAGATATGGACTGAGAGCAGTAGTTTATTTAGGGATTAACTATCAAAAAGAAAATGTCTCTCTAAAAGAGATATCAGATAAAGAGAATATATCTAAGAGATATCTTGAACAAATATTTGCTGAACTGAAAAAAGGTGGTATCATCAATAGTACTAAAGGGACAAAAGGAGGCTATTTCTTAACACGAAAAACTTCTGATATTACAGTTAAAAGTATTATTGAATTATTTGAAGGAAATTTAGAAGTTGTAGAGAAAACGGATAATTACAATATTGAAGATCTGGAATATACCATCATAAATAAAGTATGGAACAAGATGTCAGATGCATTGGTTGAAGTAATTGACAACATCAATATTGAAGATATAATCAACGATTATAATTCATTGAGCAGGAGTATGTTTTATATATAA